TGTGAATTAGGATAAAAAACTGACAAAAATCTTCGCATTATAAGGTCAAAAACTTTTTCTTCGTCCTTTGTTAAATCCGTAAGATGTGAGAAATCACCCGTAGGAATTATTGCATAGTGGTCTGTTACACCTTTGTCGTTAATAATCCTTTCTGAAAACTTAATACCCATTGCAAGAATCTCTTTTGCAAACTCTGCATAAGGCTCAAACGAAATGGAATTGATTATTTTTGGAATGTAAGATTTTAGTGAGGTTGGCAAATACCTTGAATCTGTCCTCGGGTAGGTTATGAGTTTTCTCTTTTCGTAGAGGCTCTGCGCAATATCCAATGTCCTCTGAGCGGAAAATCCAAAAGTTTTGTTTGCATCGCGCTGAAGTTCGGTAAGGTCGTAGAGAAGTGGGGGAGGTGTCTTTGAAATATTACGCTCTAAGTTTTCAATTACTCCCTTTTTGCCCTTTATGGTTTCTACAATATGTTTAAGAAATTCTTTATCTTTGAAACGAGTTTCGTTATCTTTAACATAGGTTCCATCGTAAACAAACTTCAACCTGTCGAATGTCCCCTGTAATTCGTAGTATTTCTCGGGAACAAACTTTCTTATTTCTTTTTCCCTTGTTACGAGTATGTTAAGAGTAGGCGTTTGAACCCTTCCCAGGGAAAGCAGTTCACCCCATCGACGGGTAAAAGCCCTTGTTGCATTTATTCCAACAAGCCAATCTGCTTCTTCTCTTGCAAAAGAGGCTTTTCCAAGATTGTCAAACTCTGATTCATCTTTCAGGTTCTCAAATTCCTTAAGAATCTCCTCCTTCGTCATTGCAGACAGCCACAATCTTAAAAGACGCTTTCCTTTCGGGTTTGTAAGAAGCATTATCTCCCTGAATATTAATTCACCTTCTCTTCCTGCATCACAAGCGTTAACAATTGTATCGATATCCTTCCTCTGGATGAGTTTTTTAAGGACATCGAATCTATCTTTTGTTTCTTTTTTTGGCTTGAATTTAAACTCTTCAGGAATAATGGGAAGGTCCTGCAATGTCCAAAAACTTAGTTTCTTATTGTAATCTTCGGGCTCGTAGAGTTCGCAAATATGACCCAAAGACCAGGAAATAACATACTCCTCGTTTTCAAGATAGTCTTTTTCATCTTTAAATTTTCCAAGTGCCTTTGCGATATCTCTTGCAACAGACGGCTTTTCTGCGATAACCAATGTTTTCACGATATTTAATTATACTGATTAAAAGGATTTTGCAAAATGCAGTATAAAAATATAAGCCCCGGATGAACCGGGGCCTTTAAAAGTGTTTAGATTGTTCTCTTAGCCAATAACTTTTACGTTAACTGCTTTATCTCCTTTATCAGTTTGCTCGATTTCGAACTCTACCTTCTGACCTTCCTTCAATGTCTTGTAGCCACTTGACTGGATTGCTGAGAAATGCACAAAAAGATCCTTACCACCATTGTCTGGGACGATAAACCCAAATCCTTTCTGCGAGTTAAACCACTTAACTCTTCCTGTTAATCTTTCCACTTCTAAAATACCTCCGTAAAAAATTTCCGCAACCTTGTGCGGTTAAATAAATTATAGTACATTAAAAAATTTTTGCAATATAAATGGAAAAATCCGAAAAAGTAAATTACAAGTTTCGACAAAAAAAGATTACACCATTAGGTTTAAAAAGAGTTGAACCTAACAATAATCAATCTTCTTTCAAAAACTTTTTACCTTTAAGTTCCTCTGGAAGGTAGGTTTCGCCTTTTACAATATGCCCCTCAAAGTTATGAGGATACTTATAGTCCTTACCGTAGCCAAGATTTTCCATTAGCTTTGTTACAGGATTCCTTAATTTTAACGGGACTTCCAAAGAGCCGGTTTCCTTGATTGTTTCTAAAATTTCATTTTCAGCAAGATAAAGGGCATTATCTTTTGGTGCCTTGGATAGATATGCACATGCCTCCGCTAAAAGTAGATACCCTTCAGGTGGACCAATCACATTGAAACCCTCAAAGGCTGAAACTGCAATAACAAGTGCCATTGGGTCTTTAAGCCCTATGTCTTCTGAAGCAAATCTTATCATTCGCCTTGCAATGTAAAGGGGGTCTTCCCCAGCCTTGATCATTCGGTACATATAATAAAGGGCTGCATCAGGGTCGCTCCCACGCATGCTTTTAATGAACGCCGAAATAAGATCATAATGTGCCTCTTTACCATATGAAAGAGAAACACTTCCAAACTTCTTTGCAATCTCAAGAGAAACGAGCCCCTCTTTTGCGTTTTTTGAAACATTTTCAAGTATGTTTAGCGCCTTTCTTGCATCCCCGTCCGAAATTTCAGAAATATAGTCTAGCACTCCCTCTTCAAACTTTAAATCTTTAAGAAATTCGTCTTTGTTAATGGCATTCTCAAGAATCTTTCTCACATGAGTGCTTGTTAACTTATTAAACACAAATAAAGAAAGCCTTGAAAGAAGTGCATTATTTACATAAAAGGAAGGATTTTCTGTTGTGAGTGCTATTAAAATTATCTTTCCCTGTTCGATGAAAGATAAAAATACATCCTGCTCTTTTCGATTGAAGTGCTGTATCTCATCCACAATAACGACGGGTGTTTCGGTTGAAAAAAGATTTTCCTTTGTAAGATTCTGGAGGAGTTTTTTAACATCTTTTATATGTTCTGTTGTTGCAGAAATTGTAATACTCTTCCTTCCCTGCGTGAGAATTTGAGCAATTGTCGTTTTCCCTGAACCAGGTGGTCCCCAGATGATAAAAGAAGTAAGTTTTCCTGTTTTGTACATATTAAAAAGAGGAGCACCCACTCCTACAAGGTGCTCCTGCCCTACAAATTCCTCTATTGTTTTAGGTCTTACCCTCGAAGCCAGTGGCTCAAGTTCGCTCATTATAACTCTTCAACTTTTGAAAGTTGTTCTAAAACATAATTCCTTATTTCTTCCGGAGTTCTTTCATTATAGACAACTTTACCATTTAGAATCACGGGCACAAGTGCTTCTTCCCCAACACCGCTTTCGTTAGCCTTTTTTACCTCGTAAATAACTTTGCCGTTTTCAAATCTTCTGTAAACTTTCTTTCTTCCAGAGTATTTTCCACGCTTTGCAATTGGTGTGCCGTTAACCTCTACAATATCCATTGCAAAATCAATTGTATCTGCATTTGAAATGGATGTGCCCACACCAAAACCATCCACAACACCCGAATCAACGAGTTTCTGGACACTTTCCTCGTCAAGTCCACCTGAAACAAGAATTTTCACATGATTAAACCCTCTCAAATCAAGTTCCCATCGCACTTCTCTTGCAATGTCAACAATGCTACCACGACGAGAGCCAGGTGTATCAAGCCTTACTCCATAAAGGCGCTTACCGATAGTTTGTGCCGCAAGAAGAGATTCGAACTTTTCATCCTGGAAGGTATCGACAAGCGCAAGACGAGGAACAGATGGGTCAATTATTTCGTCAAATGCCTTCACCGCTTCGACAATGCCACCCATATTTATAATAAGTGCATGAGGTATCGTTCCCGTTGGAGGTTTACCAATGGTCTTTGCACCAATAAGGCTCGAGACACCATCGCAACCACCTATGTAAGAAGCTCTATCGATCATCGGGGCAATTGCAGGGTGCATTCTCCTTATTCCAAATGAAAGCACACTTTTATCTTTTGCAATCTTTCTTATCCTTGCACTCTTTGTTGCAATACCTGATGCTTCACATATGAAACCAAGTATGGGGGTTTCGAAACGGGCAAATTCAAGGTAAGGACCTTCAATTACCATAACAGGCACAGGGTAGCCTCTTATATCCCTTGAAGTGAAGATACTTCCCTCGGGAAGGGCATAAAGGCTTACATTCTTTCCTTCGAGTACCTCTATAACCTCTGGAAGCCCTACAAAAACACCCCAGGGGTATTTAAGCCACTGGACAGTAAAGTCTGCAACAACATTGTTATTTATGCCTTTTTTCTTTAAAATCTCTTCAGTTCGGACAAAATAGACATCAGTCGTTAATCCTTCTTTTATATCTTTTTCATTTGCTATGAACATTAAAACCTCCTCAAATTATTTTTTTGCATCCATCGCTCTTGCAAGTATAAGGACTGCATCTTTTCTCTTTATCGGATCGCCTGGGTAGAACATAAGTTGCATATTATCAACCGACCCCTGTATTATATTCAATTCGAAGGCACTTGCAATCTCTTTGTATCCAAAATAAGTGTATGGAACATCCGCAAAAGGTGATACCGCATCAGGTTTTGTCAAGTTCAAAGCCCTCATAAGCAAAGTTACAAATTCGCCTCTTGAGATTACTCTTGATGGGGCGAATTGGTCCTGCGAAATACCTTTTACTATGCCTCTTTTTACCGCTTCCTCAATGTAGTTATGAGCCCAGTAGGAAACGCTTACATCTGCAAAAGTTGATGTCTTATAATCTTTTGGTGTAATCTCGAGCGCTCGTAATATGAGGACTGTTGCCTCTGCTCTTGTAAGATTGTTATCTCCTTTAAAGGTATTGTCTGGATACCCTTTTACAATGCCTTTGTCAACAAGCACCTTGAGGTACTTTGAAACATAGTAGTCAGTTACATCAGGAAAAACCGGCGTGAATGATTGTGTTCCTATTGTAAATGTGGTCGTTGCTTCAACTCCGTAATTGTTCACAAGGTAGAACCTTACAGTGTAAGTGCCTGTGTCAACTTTTTTACCCTTCGTATCAACCATATCCCATGAAACAGAAAATGCCTTTGTCCCGTGTGCAGGTATAGTAACCTCGGTTATAACCTGCGCAAACATTCTATCAATTCCCCATTTGAAAATAATTGTATTACCTTTCATTATTACGAAGTCATAAATCTGCGAAGTGTTAAATTTCAAAGTAACTGGGTTATCGCTTGTGTTTGTAACCGTGTAAAGGAAACGCACTGTCTCATTTAGAGAATACTCATTCCTGTCGGTTACAACTTTACCTACAAGGGGTAAAGATTCTCCTTTAACTGCACTTACGCCTGTAAAAACCATTAAAACCACCAAAAGTAAACTTATCAATTTTTTCATTCCAATCACCTCTATTAATTAGATACTCAATAACATAATTTTGTTCCATCAAAATGCTTCTCCCGGTTGAAGGATAAGGCACTTACTTCTTGTCTCTTTATCAACCATTTCCTTAAATTTTTCGACATCTGTTTTTATTATGTCCCAGGTATTGTAGTGCATGGGGATCACATACTTTGGATGAAGCATTTTAACTGCCATAAGGGCGTCGTCTATGTCCATTGTAAAATAACTCCCAACAGGCAAAAAGGCAAAATCAAGCGAAAACTGGGAACCAATAAGGCTCATATCAGAAAACAGGGCAGTATCACCTGCATGGTAGATTGTTAAATCTTCAAGTTTTACTACAAATCCCGCAGGATTCCCACCGTAGATTAAATCACCTTCAACCTCAATTGATGAACTGTGAATTGCCTGAACCATCTTCACAGAAAATTTATCAAATTTGACTGTCCCTCCAATATTCATCGGCACTAAGTTTTTAACACCTTTTTTTCCAAGAAAATTTGCAACCTCATAAATAGCAACGACCGTTGAGTCATTGTGCTTTGCTATCTCAATAGTATCCCCAAGATGGTCTCCGTGACCGTGCGTAACAAGAATGTATTTTGCCTTGCAATCTTCAACCTTCATAGGATTTAGAGGATTCCCCGTAAAAAATGGGTCAATAACGATGTTCCCAAAATCATTAATAATTACAAAGGTTGCATGTCCAAGGTAAAGAATCTTACTCATAAGACACCTCCATAAAATCTTCTAATCTTTCAAAAAATTCATCAAGGTCCTCATGTATAACAAAGTCAAAATAATAATCCATTTGAGTTTTCATAATATTAACAAGGATTCTTTTTCCTGAAGCATATTGAACAAGAGTATTTGCAGGATAAACCTCTAACGATGTACCCAATGCAAGAAAAACTTCTGAATTCTCAACACAATGCACCGCCTTGTCGAAGTCCAAAACAGGCTCTCCAAAGAAAACAACATCCGGTTTAATTAAGCCTCCACATCTATCGCAGCGAGGCACATCATTTGTTATTATAAGATTCTTTAACTCCTCAAATGAAAAGTGTTTGCCACATTTAAGACAGTGCGAGTGTTCAATGCTTCCGTGTAAATGTATCACACTTTTTGAGCCTGCTTTCTCATGTAAGAAATCTATGTTTTGGGTTACTATGCAAACAGGCTTTTTACTTTCAATTTCTGCAAGAAACTTATGGGCTTTCGTAGGCTCTGCTTTTTCAAAAACAGGATACATTTCCCTTGCAAAATCATAAAAGAGTTTCGGGTTCTCTAAAAAGTAATCAATATCAAAAACACTTTCAGAGTACAAACCCTGCGTGTATATCCCTTTTTCTCCCCTAAAGTCAGGAATTCCTGCATTAACAGAAATTCCTGCACCTGTTAATACCGAAATACTTCTTGAAGATTGAATTACTTTTGCAATTTCTTCAATCATATGCTTTTAATCTTCTCTATAACCTCTTTTATATTCTGCGCTAATTCCTTATCAAAGTTTTCTGCAACACGAAGTGACTCTTCGTAATGAGAAAGTGCTTTTTCTTTGTCCCCAAGGTAGAAATAAGCCTCCCCTAAGAAAAATTGAGATGTAAGATATGTATAAGGGTTTTTTGACTCGTCAATGTCATCAATAATTTCCTCAATGTGTTCTTTAACTTCTTCGATAAGTTCGGGACTATTTTTAAGAAAGAAAAGCTCCCTTAAGCACACGGCAATTTCGTAATTTATACGTATAAAACTTTCTTTATGGGTATCTTTGGGGAAGTAGTTTAGCGACTCCTCGAAATAGTTCAGTGCGTTCTCAAGAAGTTCGACTTTTGTTTTTTCATCAATATCCCTTAGCCTCGATTCATTCAAATACAGAGTGCCAATATTAAAAAGTGTCGTCCCGTAATCTTCAGGTGATTTGTCTTTATAAATCTCAAGCACATATTTGTAGTTGTCAAGTGCTTCCTCAAACAACTCCCTATCTTCCTTTATGAGTGCAAGTTCAAGAAGAGAAGATGCAAGATGCGAGCGTGTCGAAGCAATATCAAGCGTATCATCGCTTTCAAAGTACTCAAGGCTTTCTTTGAAGGCTTCAATAGCCTTTGTAAGATACTCAACTCTCTTCTCAAGGTCAGGCTCGAATTTCCCTAAAAGGAAATTTGCAACACCTATACCATGGTAGATAAGTCCAACGATTTTTTTGTCTTCTGCATCTTCCTTGAGTTTTAATGCCTCTTCAAAGTATTTTAGAGAAACTTTTATCGAGTCGAGGTCTTTGCCTAAAAGATATGTGTTTGCAAGGTTATAATAAACACGCACAAGTTTAGACTTATGATCTACTTCCTTCAAAAGGTCGATTGCGTTCAAATAATGCTTTGCTGAAGTCTCAAGGTTGTAGAGAGGGTCTTCAATATGAGCAAGTTTGTAGAAGACAAATCCTTTGTTTGACTCAATTTCTGCAAGGTCTTCCTTATTTTCAACAGTTTTTGCTATTTTTTCAGCCTCATCAAAGTTGAGTAATGCACTTACAATATTATCTCTTTCATCACTAATATCGGAAAGCAAGAGGTATGTGAGCCCAAGATTCATGTAAATCCTCAATTTCTCGTAGGACGACTTTGCATTTTGCAATTGCTCCTTCAAAGACAAAATTGAATTCATTAATTCATCGTAGTTTTCCATTTTTCATCTCCTTCTAAAAAATTATACTACTTATGCAAATTTCAGGGAAACGACTTTCGAAATTCCTGCTTCTTCCATCGTGATACCGTAGAGAATATCTGCCTTTTCCATTGTCTGTTTATTGTGAGTAATAACTATGAGTTGTGATTTCTCCTTCATGCTTTCAAGTAATTTTCCGAATTTATAGACATTTTCGTCGTCAAGTGCAGCATCTACCTCGTCGAGGACATAAAAAGGCGTTGGATTGACCTCAAATATTGCAAATAGAAACGCAAGTGCAACAAGAGTTTTTTCCCCTCCTGAAAGAACACTCAGCGGCTGCTTTTTCTTGAAAGGAAGCCTTACGCTAATTTCAACACCTTTTACCTCAGAAAACTCATCCAGGACTTTCTCTATTTTTGCCTCACCTTCTCCGAAAATTTCAATAAAGATTCTTTCAAAGTG
This DNA window, taken from Caldisericum sp., encodes the following:
- a CDS encoding DNA topoisomerase 3, with product MKTLVIAEKPSVARDIAKALGKFKDEKDYLENEEYVISWSLGHICELYEPEDYNKKLSFWTLQDLPIIPEEFKFKPKKETKDRFDVLKKLIQRKDIDTIVNACDAGREGELIFREIMLLTNPKGKRLLRLWLSAMTKEEILKEFENLKDESEFDNLGKASFAREEADWLVGINATRAFTRRWGELLSLGRVQTPTLNILVTREKEIRKFVPEKYYELQGTFDRLKFVYDGTYVKDNETRFKDKEFLKHIVETIKGKKGVIENLERNISKTPPPLLYDLTELQRDANKTFGFSAQRTLDIAQSLYEKRKLITYPRTDSRYLPTSLKSYIPKIINSISFEPYAEFAKEILAMGIKFSERIINDKGVTDHYAIIPTGDFSHLTDLTKDEEKVFDLIMRRFLSVFYPNSQTLKINLITDVDGNKFISSLNFLVEPGFLKVYGKEEESDPQLQKGDSVLVKDLEVLEKTTQPPQRFTDATLLSAMENAGRFVEEDELKEALKEKGIGTPATRAQIIERLIEVGYVERANKSLVPTEKGMRLIELVSQVNIEELLSPALTGEWENKLLKIEKGHYDVQKFMDGIKKLTIHIVDKVKTYKGDFHLKTGSPEAVGICPKCGGNVYETAKGFTCENVSKGTCDFVIWKKLKNKTITRDMAQELLKGNKVRLKRIISKGKKYFDADIQLIDNKVSFVFETPKEENTVNSESLGKCPKCGGNVYEKETVYACEHYPKECSFRIKKVMGGREITREDVKKLLKDGKTDLISDFVSSKGRQFKAYLLLEDGSVKFEFENKNAKNRSYRRKQK
- a CDS encoding cold-shock protein, with protein sequence MERLTGRVKWFNSQKGFGFIVPDNGGKDLFVHFSAIQSSGYKTLKEGQKVEFEIEQTDKGDKAVNVKVIG
- a CDS encoding replication-associated recombination protein A yields the protein MSELEPLASRVRPKTIEEFVGQEHLVGVGAPLFNMYKTGKLTSFIIWGPPGSGKTTIAQILTQGRKSITISATTEHIKDVKKLLQNLTKENLFSTETPVVIVDEIQHFNRKEQDVFLSFIEQGKIILIALTTENPSFYVNNALLSRLSLFVFNKLTSTHVRKILENAINKDEFLKDLKFEEGVLDYISEISDGDARKALNILENVSKNAKEGLVSLEIAKKFGSVSLSYGKEAHYDLISAFIKSMRGSDPDAALYYMYRMIKAGEDPLYIARRMIRFASEDIGLKDPMALVIAVSAFEGFNVIGPPEGYLLLAEACAYLSKAPKDNALYLAENEILETIKETGSLEVPLKLRNPVTKLMENLGYGKDYKYPHNFEGHIVKGETYLPEELKGKKFLKED
- a CDS encoding nicotinate phosphoribosyltransferase, yielding MFIANEKDIKEGLTTDVYFVRTEEILKKKGINNNVVADFTVQWLKYPWGVFVGLPEVIEVLEGKNVSLYALPEGSIFTSRDIRGYPVPVMVIEGPYLEFARFETPILGFICEASGIATKSARIRKIAKDKSVLSFGIRRMHPAIAPMIDRASYIGGCDGVSSLIGAKTIGKPPTGTIPHALIINMGGIVEAVKAFDEIIDPSVPRLALVDTFQDEKFESLLAAQTIGKRLYGVRLDTPGSRRGSIVDIAREVRWELDLRGFNHVKILVSGGLDEESVQKLVDSGVVDGFGVGTSISNADTIDFAMDIVEVNGTPIAKRGKYSGRKKVYRRFENGKVIYEVKKANESGVGEEALVPVILNGKVVYNERTPEEIRNYVLEQLSKVEEL
- a CDS encoding S-layer homology domain-containing protein; this encodes MKKLISLLLVVLMVFTGVSAVKGESLPLVGKVVTDRNEYSLNETVRFLYTVTNTSDNPVTLKFNTSQIYDFVIMKGNTIIFKWGIDRMFAQVITEVTIPAHGTKAFSVSWDMVDTKGKKVDTGTYTVRFYLVNNYGVEATTTFTIGTQSFTPVFPDVTDYYVSKYLKVLVDKGIVKGYPDNTFKGDNNLTRAEATVLILRALEITPKDYKTSTFADVSVSYWAHNYIEEAVKRGIVKGISQDQFAPSRVISRGEFVTLLMRALNLTKPDAVSPFADVPYTYFGYKEIASAFELNIIQGSVDNMQLMFYPGDPIKRKDAVLILARAMDAKK
- a CDS encoding metal-dependent hydrolase, which gives rise to MSKILYLGHATFVIINDFGNIVIDPFFTGNPLNPMKVEDCKAKYILVTHGHGDHLGDTIEIAKHNDSTVVAIYEVANFLGKKGVKNLVPMNIGGTVKFDKFSVKMVQAIHSSSIEVEGDLIYGGNPAGFVVKLEDLTIYHAGDTALFSDMSLIGSQFSLDFAFLPVGSYFTMDIDDALMAVKMLHPKYVIPMHYNTWDIIKTDVEKFKEMVDKETRSKCLILQPGEAF
- a CDS encoding Sir2 family NAD-dependent protein deacetylase, with translation MIEEIAKVIQSSRSISVLTGAGISVNAGIPDFRGEKGIYTQGLYSESVFDIDYFLENPKLFYDFAREMYPVFEKAEPTKAHKFLAEIESKKPVCIVTQNIDFLHEKAGSKSVIHLHGSIEHSHCLKCGKHFSFEELKNLIITNDVPRCDRCGGLIKPDVVFFGEPVLDFDKAVHCVENSEVFLALGTSLEVYPANTLVQYASGKRILVNIMKTQMDYYFDFVIHEDLDEFFERLEDFMEVSYE
- a CDS encoding tetratricopeptide repeat protein encodes the protein MENYDELMNSILSLKEQLQNAKSSYEKLRIYMNLGLTYLLLSDISDERDNIVSALLNFDEAEKIAKTVENKEDLAEIESNKGFVFYKLAHIEDPLYNLETSAKHYLNAIDLLKEVDHKSKLVRVYYNLANTYLLGKDLDSIKVSLKYFEEALKLKEDAEDKKIVGLIYHGIGVANFLLGKFEPDLEKRVEYLTKAIEAFKESLEYFESDDTLDIASTRSHLASSLLELALIKEDRELFEEALDNYKYVLEIYKDKSPEDYGTTLFNIGTLYLNESRLRDIDEKTKVELLENALNYFEESLNYFPKDTHKESFIRINYEIAVCLRELFFLKNSPELIEEVKEHIEEIIDDIDESKNPYTYLTSQFFLGEAYFYLGDKEKALSHYEESLRVAENFDKELAQNIKEVIEKIKSI